Below is a genomic region from Populus trichocarpa isolate Nisqually-1 chromosome 15, P.trichocarpa_v4.1, whole genome shotgun sequence.
CATAAAAGCAGTCTTGAAAAAAACGGCTATTCTTTTTAGCAAAGAATTTTGGATTACTACATATCTCATCGAAGAAAGACTACCTTAGAACAAGTTATGAAGCTGCAACAAAATTATTATCACTCTCATCTAATGCAAGTGACAGAAACAATTATAAACAAGCTCATCATTCCATGTGGTATCTTGAGGAAAGAAATTGTTGACACTCACTTTGCATCAACAAGAGTCATAGAAGCCTGGTGTTGTATGAGCCACAGTATGGGCATTTGCGATATAGCCAATGGAAACGAGCAGCTCCTTTCTTCTCACAGTCATTACAGAGTATAAACTGCAATCCCTTTCACAATCCATcaaaggatatattttataACATTTCGCAAGAATAATGAGGGAAGGAGATCTATAAACCTGAGTTTGTCCAGAGTATTCATCTGGAATTTTTTCTTCAGCCAGTAATGCATCCAACATCTGAAAGTACACCTGAAAGATATTTGAACAGTTTAGTGAATGAAATTCAAGACGTCCCACAATAGTAAAGCAgctgaataaaactagcatgtGAATTGAATATTCAATGGCTTACAAAGAAGCCTGTTAAGCAGATAAGACcacaaaattgtcaaaaatgaATGCAGAGAAATTCAAGACTGTCGAGAGAGCCACAACTATGTACACAGAGAGTTGTTTCTCCATAGAAACGCATATCTGGAGCAACAATGAAGATAGTTTCTTACATTAAAGTTGAATCAGAACTGAATACAAACTAGAACCTTTAATGTCTTGCCTGCTCATTTGTTCTCTGATAGGAATTAATTCATCTTGGAAATTATACACACTGATCCTTAAAGTTTAAAATGATATCACTTGAACAATTTCACAGCAATTACTGAGTTGTACTGATTTATCAAACTTAGCCACAGAAACAAGAGTTTTTCATGGTTATACCACTGCTCTGGTTCTATCCTGAAATTTAGAGATGAGATGAGCCCTAGAAGACAGGTCATACTAAATTTTGACCACTTGATCCTCAAAAGTGGTCAAATATATGTTAGAACTGCTTTAGCTTGAAGAACTTATTGTCAATAatcataaacttttaaattcaGCAAATCAGTTTCCTTCTTTTCCAAATCAGTAAATTTTATTCACAGTAAATTTCAGCTTTAGCATTGAACAAGTCATCTTTCAGAGTGCATTGATTACTTCTGGGAAAACACAATAAAGTGGAAATGATGATGAAGAATATGTTATAAGAATATGATATTAGTACTTGGGCAATacttcaaccatcaaaaatACAAACTGCTTAAGAGAGAATGGAATATagcgagagagaaaaaacaagaaaaagaaactgaCTATGAAAAAGACAGAAAAACATAAGGTAACTGACCTGCATGTCTCCAAGTGACTTGCTACAGATTGGGCAGGTGTAGTGAGTGCAAGTATATTCCTAGCAGAAGCATAAGAAACACcagtaaaattatataaatatacattatttgaagaaaatggCAGGTTAGCTTAGCCAGGCACCTGAAAACATGTTGAGTGCATCAAATGACCACAATAAAGGGCTTTCACAGGAGTGCTTGATGTGAAAATGTATTCATGGCAAATTGGACAGTTGTCCTCCAGACATTTTTCTCTGCATACATGAACGGAAAGAGACCTTGCCATGCAGGCATTGCAATTCATGCAATGAAAGTAATCGATGCCCAATCCCTTCCCCACTCGGCAGAGATTACAGTAAGGGCAGTGGTAGATTTCCCTATTGAACATATTCCATGTTAAAAGTTTGACAGTTTggactttacaaaaaaaactcaaataaaatatatagacaGAGACCTGATGCAGGAGAGCATTATTACCATATATAATTGTCAACATAAAAGGAAGATGATGaacaataaaagagaaaatgttGGAGTAAAGATTACAAATATTGAAAGCACATTGAACTTCTTGTTTTGAGAAGAGACACAGATAGCCTAAATAGCAAGGAAAGAATGTCCTTTACTATATGTTTTGAGATTATGTGGAAGATCAAAATTTGGATAGATCTGAACATTGAAGGGGAGggtataattttgttatgatgAATTATGATGGGATTATCTTGCAATGTAAGTCCCGAATTATGATAATATACTGTAATGAAATTCTTGTAGACTCTGAAATCTAGCCACTGAGAAAGCAGACAGGATATATTTGTTTCTTGCTGCACATCCATTTTAACATCTGCATCTCAGCTACATTTAGAAACATGGAGCATATCTGAATGGGGACCAATCCAAATAGAACTACAATTCTTTTGTGTGACAGCATTTGATGAGTGAAAATTTAAGTTTGGCATATCTGAATTAAGGTTCTGCTATGCCTATATCAGCTTTGTTGGGCAGTGTTTGATATATGAAAAGTTGAGTTTGGcatttctttcctcttctagATTTCAGGAATCTGAATTTATTGTGAGCCAAAGAACCCTTTGTGGTTTTCAAGGTTTAGCCTAGTGGATTCTGGTCAGCTAAGTAGATTCAAGGTTTCATATCTTTTGCCATTCCATCTACTTGTTCTACATCAATGTCTACTAACAGGTTTATTAAATTCACCTTTAACCTACTAGGATTTTCTATGCATAAGATTCTAATCTCATTTCTCCATTTAATCCGCCTATCCAACTAGGGCACCCGTAATATCCTCATCTTTATTCTCCTCTTGTTTAGTGACTAGTTGAAAATGATCAGACTCTATCGACTTTACTGTACATTGGTTAATAACCACCACATAACCATGTCATTGCTAAAATTGCAATGCATatactttgttttcaagttatttACTAGACAGGGTTCCTTATTTCTCCAACACCTGCCAAAATATTTCCTTGGCACTCTTATCATAAACGTTCTCTAAATCATGAAGACCATAGGAAAGTCTCTTCTTCCTATATGTCTTAttcttttttagagaaaaataatcTCTGTAGACAATTTCCCAAGCATTaaacctaatttatttttcagatcctGTGGCATCTCAGTTAATCATACTTAAGCACCCTTTCGCAGAACTAAATACAGTATCTATTAAGTTTAGTGCCCAATATTTTGTGCAACTTTGTAGTTTGCTCATCCAACTTCTTTTTATCTAAGGGATAAGGGAGTTCCTCAAATTATCAAGTATCTTACTCGTTTTTAATATCTTATTGAATGCTTTCATCAACCACACCCCTCCCACAGTTCCACTTTCACTTAGCTTTTCCAAACTTCTATAGGAATTCAGCCAGGACTGTTTGCTCTCCTTATCCTCATCTTCTTCAGAGCCTCCTTCACCTATGACATCCAAATGCAACATGTATATTCAGAGTTTCTTGCACCTAATGAGGTTGTAAGATCTCAAAGATTTCCCCAGAGTGACCACTATCAAACAACTAGTCAAAATAAGTTCTCTTCCTTTCCTCAATCTTGTGTCTCTGACCAAGATTTGCTGATTTTCATTCTTGATATGCTCACCATGTTTCTTCAAAAATTGGAGTTGATAATGCCTGATTCAGTTAATTTTAAGGAAGATTTCTGACTTCTAGATTATCATACATATTGCATATCTACCTTCTGGCTGAAGAAGATTTTGATAACTttggggaaaaagaaaaattaaaaagcttatcATTGTTTGAAGATTACCAATTCAACAAGataaattattgtaaatttgAGAAAAGTTCAAGTTTGTAAGGATGCATCACCTTTCATCATCAAGCAATTTGCAGATCCTGCAATAGTATCTTCCCATCGATAAATTATTACAGGAGACAGTTGAGCATGTTTCTCCAATTGGCTGTATAATCAAGCATTTCATGCACATCATCTTTGTAATAGCTCTCCTGCATAAGTAATATAAACATGTAAAGAACTAAAGGGAAAAAGGCCAACAAATTCAAAGGGCCACAAATAGAATGTTATTCAAAGTTTTGTCATACCTATCAGTTGAATGATCAGCCAACTCATCATGGCAACGTATGCACGTATAAATCTTGTTACAACAAGGCATGACAAGCTTACAGTTTCTTTTATAGTGTTTGCAACCCAGGATTGGTTCAGGAGAATCCCGATAAGATGGATGCTGACCTGGAATTTCTTCCCCACCATTACTTGAGATGGTTACTTCTGTATGAGATATCTTTTGATGAACAATCCAACGGCTGAAACAATATGGAGGCTGCTGTTAATATTCCATTAGCAGATAGGGGCAGAGGGGtcacagaaagaaagaaaaagaatgtaGTGCCTGAGCTTAACAGTATCTGCCAACATTGATGACTCTAATTAGCAAACATCAATAGATGTGGTTATATGTTTGCAATCATGGACAACTTCAAGTGTCATTAAGTGTTTaaatcaagttcttttttattaattgtaaagTAGCCATATACTATTGATGTTTGACTGGGGTTAAATAATTATTGCTTACATcatctttttttggtttcttgatGTACCAAATAGCATAAATTGGTCTGTTGCTCCAACCTAGTGCACTAACTCTTAAAAGTAATTGATCAGACAgaatattatctttttcaatcTAGGGAAGTAAAGATTCTGGTTGAAATCAAAAGCATAAGTTTTATTGGTAGTCTTTCCTCAGTATGGAATGGAGGCACTAATGATGCCGATGAAGCCATTTTTCTAGTAGATTAACACATTATGCTTATGAAGTATCATAAATTTTTACACTATggtaaaattctaaaattataacaataaagACAAGCTTAAACCCACCTCATTATCAGGTTCTGGATTATGAATGATTTCTTCTGATGATCCAAGGATGATTCGCGAGATACTCTTCTTATTGCTGCCTCCATATCGTCCTGACTCATTTTCAGAAGCCGCTCGTGATACTTGGACTTCAGAGTTAATTGAAAAGGCTGGCCTGGTTTATCAGTCTTATTTGTAAGATTAGAAACTTCATTAAATCTCTCCTTGTCACCCTCGCAAAGTAGTTTTTTACATTCTGAACATTCATCATTGTTTCGATCTCCATTATGTATATTTACTTTATCATCgaaactttcttcttcttgcttCTCAATATTAACACTATAAAAGTCTCTTTGTGAAAACTCAATGGTATCATAGAGATCATCACCTTGTTTGTCAAAGGCTTCTGTAGGCAGATATCTTGCAATAATATCCAGAGGATCAGGAGTACATGAAGTATTCAACTCCGTTGCCACATGAGCTATGTCATACCCTTCCCACCATTCTCGCAACCAGTCATCAAACATTGTATTTTTTGTCACATTACGCCATAAAGACATCATTTCACGTTGTTCCTCAGGTGTTAAAGAACCAAGAAGCCAGGGTATCATATCTTGTAACGTTTTGGCTTTAATGTTCCCTAGCATGCGTCCAATGATCTTTTCTTGCTCTTGGATGGAGAAGCATTCTCTAAACATGGGCCAAAGTTCAACTTCTTCTCGATGAACATGGTCAGACAGTAGTTTATGCATTGACTTGCATGTATAATGGAGTTTCATACATAGTCGATTGTGTTTCACCAGTATCTGATCCTGCTTTTCCAAATCATCAGTAGAAGCGGAAATGTGCAGTTCAGACATCTTATCTAACAAGTGGCTAACTTCATTAAAGTATTCAACTTCAAGCTTGTGGTCAATGGTGTAGGAGTGGCTAATGTTTCGAACTTCTTCCTTAGCTTCCAGGGCTGGAAAGACAATTTCATCCTCTGCATCACTATGGAATTGATACCAAAACTGCAGGAGATGGAAGTGTCGGTGGAACTCTGTTAGGAATCCGATGTTTTCAGCTAGTTTAACCGAACCAAAGACAAGGTCTTCCAAGTCTTTCATGAGAGCCTtgtggaagaaaaaaatgaaatccaaCGGTATTGGTTGATTGATAGTTGGAGCTGAAGAACTCTCTCCACCAGGCAATTTAAGAAAAGCATCCGATGCCCATAATGTTCCAGGAAAAAATATGTGCAGATTTATTTCGCTAGTGTAGGATGTGTCACATGCCTTACCTCTGTGGGAACCAGGAGATAAAgcataagaaagaaaatttttacCCTTGTTCGCAGAGACCAGTTCTATATTATTAGATTTAGATTCTTTACAAGTCTGAGTCTGTGAGGATAAGGAAACAACATCCTTGATTTGCTCAGGTAGAATAGAATATCTGCTCCTGAACACTTTCTCCAAATCCTTGCAGAAATTTTCCATGGAGGTTTTGCCTGAATAACCGATGTGGAACCACTCAAGTAAAAGGGAAGTGAAAGATTTGTTGGCTAAAACTTCCCCCAAATTCATGCTATCAAGAATGGACCTGGATTCATTTTTAGACAAGTGAATTGCAAACCAAGTGATTGCACACTTCAGTAACCCCAGTGGCATAACATGAAGGCTCATGTACAAAATCTGCAGCTGTGTTTCAAGGCTGCAGTTGTTGCTAATAAAGGGAAATACCTGATAAAGACAGGAATCTGTCATTTGACAATGTGGTGAATGGTATGTAATGACTAATCACTGACTAGTGTTGGATCAAGACTTCTGCAACATGACAGAAAAGAAGATAACAAAACAGTACCTtggtttcataaaaaataaattgtttggtAAGATCCATCGCCAAAGATTTCATTTCTTGGCAAAGCTTCTCTACAAACTTGCATGATGGTAAGCCCTTTTGACAATACAGCAACTTGTGTAGGCTTTCTATGTGATTTTCAATGGAGGACTGCTCACTGGAGGAAGGGAACATGTGTTTGTTCGCAAGCTTTAACACAGGGAAAAAGAACCTCTTCAATGCAATGCTGTTTACAAGAAAACATCCcgtaagaaatatataaaatgaacaaaaagatGATAGatatttgcaagaaaaaaatcaaaatatacaacCTGGAACCTtatgaaattgagttgtctagTAAAACAGAAATTTCAGAGTTAGCTATGATAATTACCTGTAAAAGATAATCACATCAGCGAGAAATTTCAGCCTGAAGAGTATTGAATCTACAGTTAAAGCACTGATTAAGGTTCTAATCTGATACAACTCTTCCAAAATTTCTTTCCACTCTTTCTGGATGGCAACATGCCAAAGATGTAGATAATCAACCAGACTTTTTCCAACGTCAGTTTGGACACAATGTTTCCTTCTTCGTTGATTTTGTTCCAAAAGCCTCTTAGAGGATTGCAATTGCAGTATGCTTTTCATCTTGTTGGGTACATCCTGATTTCCTTGTCTAATCCTGATGCAAGCCCTAGGAGAGGATTGATCATTTCTAAGGAGCCAAGAAATTACCACCTTCAACACCATATGAGGTAATCACAGtcagagtgttgatttatactAGGAAGAGAAATTAGCTCAGGATCTACCTCTTGCAATGATTCTTCCTTGGGTACCATTTGTCTGATGCATTGTACAGTCTCCACTTGTTTTTCTGGACAAAAAAAGGAGTACATCCATGGCAACAAATCCTCCAGCACAATCACAGGGACGCTGCAAATGAACTGCCACACAAGTGAAGCCTGTTCACTGGGAGAGAACTGCTGCATAAGCAAAGGAAAAACCTGTACCCCGAGGCATATACATACACCATGGTTATGATATTTCTAATACAAAGAACAAAAGCTTGAATCATGTCAAACATGATGTGCAGTGCATGAAATTATCTGATTGAATGTTGTTCAGAGAATTGGTTAGATAGCTAGTTTATTTTGAACTCATCCTAGTCTTGCAATTCATTGTAAGATCTTCCAAAGAACTCCTGGATGGATTTAGTTCAACAATTATGAAAGCTAGCAGGAGGCAACATCCTGTTGGGCATCAGTTGAGGAATGAAGACTAAATGGAAGCTGCATCATGAAAGAAGTAAGTAGTACAATCCTTTTTCCaggtttttttctaaattgagtCCTTCATCTTCCTCGCTTAAATGAAAATGTACAGTTGGAGCCTGGGATGACCATCAGTTTTACCTAGTGAGTCTAGCATCACAGCACTGACTATTACTTTATGTGATAAATtattgcaaaattattttttatgtttccaaATAAATTCCAAAAGGGTAGGAATAATCTACAGTTGCATAAAAGGAAATGCTTGCTCTAATTTGTTGTTGGTAACAGGTAGGCTTAGTTGGTATGCTCGTCCATTAGTGGTACATTGAAGCACATATTAAGGTGGTTACTAGGTGTTGCATCTGACATTAGGCATATTTATGAATTAGTTTAGTATAATGTTGAAGGCAGTAGACCAATTGTTGTAGTAGCAAAACCAAGAGCAGAGAACTGCATAGGAAGCTGCATAATTTTTTTGCCCCTTTCTTTTGCAATTCTTGCATGTCTTCTTCATCTGTCTTTAGGAtgccaacaaaaacaaacttgGTGCCCAAAGTTGGCCTCtcattcatttctatttttcaccatagaaattcaaaattttattgaatataataGGAGATTTAGCTGCCAATTTGAATGATCCAGATGGCGCACCATGGTGTTCAAGAAGCTTTCTGGTCCACGCGCAAAGGATATTCAAATTTAGAATAGAGGTATATTAGACAAAAAGCAAATTCTGAAAGCTTCATGAGTGATTATTGACTAAGCCAAAAATGTCTGAAATGCAACAATACTAATTTCAAGTGATTGCTCTTTGACATCCAAAAGAGGCCTATCCTTTTCCATGCAAACCGTTCATATACAGAAATGTACCCAAATGGTATAGCAATcagaagttttttatttatttattttagaaccGTGTTTCAgttcaaaagcaaaaaacaaaacatgttagtgCAGTACCAGTGAAAGCAATTGATAACaaagtgaagaagaaaaattctgCACGTTGCCTGGAGAGTgcaccaggaaaaaaaaaaaaacattgttcatgGTGAAACACAGTAAGTAATTCATGTGACTAACAGTATCAGGAAAAACAAATGGTTACCTGCTCTTCTTCTTTCAGCATATGCTGACAAATGGAGGACTGCATGGTGCCGATGCAAACTACAAGTTCCTGAAAGGGCTCCAAACCACTTTTATTTTCCTCCAATCGGTCCAACCAATGAAAAATAGTTCCAAAGAGGTCATGGATGCTTTCATGCTCAAGCGAATATGTACGGGCAACATTTTTAATGCAGGTATCTAATGCAAGAAAGATAACCTGCCACATGAAAACAACTCATAATTGCTAAATCATATACATGAACAAGAAGCACAAACTTAAGAGCATGAAAGTCAAAGTACATGGCgttttgaattttaagagatcaaaATCTCACTCCCCTGGTTTCAAAATTATGTCCCAAGTAAATATCGTTACTAACGTGCATCAATCAAGCAAATTAAAACTCTCTTGTTCATTGGGTACATAATATAAACATGTTTAATATGAGGATTACGTATCTTTCCCTAATCAGTTATACAATCTGTGGAGCATTTACATATGTTGACCATCTATCTTAACAAACCCAACTATGAAGGGATGAAGCCCGACTTATTAGCATTCCTAAAAGCTTTGAATTAAGGAAACTTCTCCGCAAATAAACTGTGGTGACTATGAAAGTCAACTTCATGTATTTGTTAGCTCATATTCTTTGATtaagtaattaaataattattcagaAATGAGAGAGGCTGCTTACCTGAATTTTTCCAAGTAAACATTacaatccccccccccccctaaaaTAACCAATTGCTCATCGGATTTAGAAATATCACCAAAATTCAATTGCATGTTCTGCTTGTTTGCTTAGAAATCTAGGGCACAGATAATAAATTCTATCTCGATCAAGCCTAATTCTGACAAATGCTAGAGCTAAATTTTACTTTGCATAactaaaacgaaaaaaaaaacctttttcatttatttctcttcttcaattttctcagcaaccacaacaaaaaaaaaaatcacaatagaTAAGCTTGTGGtctgttatttatatatacacacacacctCATCTTCGGTAGCTGTGTGATACTTATACGCAAGTTTGAGAAAATCGAATCTTCGACGGAGCTCAACTACCAGCTCGGGTCGACGAGCCTCACTCTCAGCCTGGGAGGCCGTGACTGCCAGACGGCGGAGGTCAGCTATCTCCACCCGCAGTGCCTTGTGGAAATGAACAAGCAAAAGTATGGGAGCGTCTGTGAGCCGGACATTGGAGAAACACTCCGCCTCCACCACGGCCGGCGGCCATGGCGACTCCGCATCTCTCTCCTTATCCGGCGGTAATTTCGGAGAATCGCCGACGCCGGAGCTGTCCATATAATTGTAACATTAACGGAGGCGATCGAGAGAGGGGGGGGAGGTTTGGCATcggagagggagagaaggatATAGCTGCAGGAAAGTTTGGGATTAGGGTCTCTCTGTAGTAAGATTGAtagattgattattttaaaaattatgatgatgTATTGAT
It encodes:
- the LOC7474850 gene encoding zinc finger protein BRUTUS-like At1g18910 isoform X1, with the translated sequence MDSSGVGDSPKLPPDKERDAESPWPPAVVEAECFSNVRLTDAPILLLVHFHKALRVEIADLRRLAVTASQAESEARRPELVVELRRRFDFLKLAYKYHTATEDEVIFLALDTCIKNVARTYSLEHESIHDLFGTIFHWLDRLEENKSGLEPFQELVVCIGTMQSSICQHMLKEEEQVFPLLMQQFSPSEQASLVWQFICSVPVIVLEDLLPWMYSFFCPEKQVETVQCIRQMVPKEESLQEVVISWLLRNDQSSPRACIRIRQGNQDVPNKMKSILQLQSSKRLLEQNQRRRKHCVQTDVGKSLVDYLHLWHVAIQKEWKEILEELYQIRTLISALTVDSILFRLKFLADVIIFYSIALKRFFFPVLKLANKHMFPSSSEQSSIENHIESLHKLLYCQKGLPSCKFVEKLCQEMKSLAMDLTKQFIFYETKVFPFISNNCSLETQLQILYMSLHVMPLGLLKCAITWFAIHLSKNESRSILDSMNLGEVLANKSFTSLLLEWFHIGYSGKTSMENFCKDLEKVFRSRYSILPEQIKDVVSLSSQTQTCKESKSNNIELVSANKGKNFLSYALSPGSHRGKACDTSYTSEINLHIFFPGTLWASDAFLKLPGGESSSAPTINQPIPLDFIFFFHKALMKDLEDLVFGSVKLAENIGFLTEFHRHFHLLQFWYQFHSDAEDEIVFPALEAKEEVRNISHSYTIDHKLEVEYFNEVSHLLDKMSELHISASTDDLEKQDQILVKHNRLCMKLHYTCKSMHKLLSDHVHREEVELWPMFRECFSIQEQEKIIGRMLGNIKAKTLQDMIPWLLGSLTPEEQREMMSLWRNVTKNTMFDDWLREWWEGYDIAHVATELNTSCTPDPLDIIARYLPTEAFDKQGDDLYDTIEFSQRDFYSVNIEKQEEESFDDKVNIHNGDRNNDECSECKKLLCEGDKERFNEVSNLTNKTDKPGQPFQLTLKSKYHERLLKMSQDDMEAAIRRVSRESSLDHQKKSFIIQNLIMSRWIVHQKISHTEVTISSNGGEEIPGQHPSYRDSPEPILGCKHYKRNCKLVMPCCNKIYTCIRCHDELADHSTDRRAITKMMCMKCLIIQPIGETCSTVSCNNLSMGRYYCRICKLLDDEREIYHCPYCNLCRVGKGLGIDYFHCMNCNACMARSLSVHVCREKCLEDNCPICHEYIFTSSTPVKALYCGHLMHSTCFQEYTCTHYTCPICSKSLGDMQVYFQMLDALLAEEKIPDEYSGQTQVYRSPSLIILAKCYKIYPLMDCERDCSLYSVMTVRRKELLVSIGYIANAHTVAHTTPGFYDSC
- the LOC7474850 gene encoding zinc finger protein BRUTUS-like At1g18910 isoform X3, giving the protein MDSSGVGDSPKLPPDKERDAESPWPPAVVEAECFSNVRLTDAPILLLVHFHKALRVEIADLRRLAVTASQAESEARRPELVVELRRRFDFLKLAYKYHTATEDEVIFLALDTCIKNVARTYSLEHESIHDLFGTIFHWLDRLEENKSGLEPFQELVVCIGTMQSSICQHMLKEEEQVFPLLMQQFSPSEQASLVWQFICSVPVIVLEDLLPWMYSFFCPEKQVETVQCIRQMVPKEESLQEVVISWLLRNDQSSPRACIRIRQGNQDVPNKMKSILQLQSSKRLLEQNQRRRKHCVQTDVGKSLVDYLHLWHVAIQKEWKEILEELYQIRTLISALTVDSILFRLKFLADVIIFYSIALKRFFFPVLKLANKHMFPSSSEQSSIENHIESLHKLLYCQKGLPSCKFVEKLCQEMKSLAMDLTKQFIFYETKVFPFISNNCSLETQLQILYMSLHVMPLGLLKCAITWFAIHLSKNESRSILDSMNLGEVLANKSFTSLLLEWFHIGYSGKTSMENFCKDLEKVFRSRYSILPEQIKDVVSLSSQTQTCKESKSNNIELVSANKGKNFLSYALSPGSHRGKACDTSYTSEINLHIFFPGTLWASDAFLKLPGGESSSAPTINQPIPLDFIFFFHKALMKDLEDLVFGSVKLAENIGFLTEFHRHFHLLQFWYQFHSDAEDEIVFPALEAKEEVRNISHSYTIDHKLEVEYFNEVSHLLDKMSELHISASTDDLEKQDQILVKHNRLCMKLHYTCKSMHKLLSDHVHREEVELWPMFRECFSIQEQEKIIGRMLGNIKAKTLQDMIPWLLGSLTPEEQREMMSLWRNVTKNTMFDDWLREWWEGYDIAHVATELNTSCTPDPLDIIARYLPTEAFDKQGDDLYDTIEFSQRDFYSVNIEKQEEESFDDKVNIHNGDRNNDECSECKKLLCEGDKERFNEVSNLTNKTDKPGQPFQLTLKSKYHERLLKMSQDDMEAAIRRVSRESSLDHQKKSFIIQNLIMSRWIVHQKISHTEVTISSNGGEEIPGQHPSYRDSPEPILGCKHYKRNCKLVMPCCNKIYTCIRCHDELADHSTDRRAITKMMCMKCLIIQPIGETCSTVSCNNLSMGRYYCRICKLLDDERNILALTTPAQSVASHLETCRCTFRCWMHYWLKKKFQMNTLDKLSLYSVMTVRRKELLVSIGYIANAHTVAHTTPGFYDSC
- the LOC7474850 gene encoding zinc finger protein BRUTUS-like At1g18910 isoform X2; the encoded protein is MDSSGVGDSPKLPPDKERDAESPWPPAVVEAECFSNVRLTDAPILLLVHFHKALRVEIADLRRLAVTASQAESEARRPELVVELRRRFDFLKLAYKYHTATEDEVIFLALDTCIKNVARTYSLEHESIHDLFGTIFHWLDRLEENKSGLEPFQELVVCIGTMQSSICQHMLKEEEQVFPLLMQQFSPSEQASLVWQFICSVPVIVLEDLLPWMYSFFCPEKQVETVQCIRQMVPKEESLQEVVISWLLRNDQSSPRACIRIRQGNQDVPNKMKSILQLQSSKRLLEQNQRRRKHCVQTDVGKSLVDYLHLWHVAIQKEWKEILEELYQIRTLISALTVDSILFRLKFLADVIIFYSIALKRFFFPVLKLANKHMFPSSSEQSSIENHIESLHKLLYCQKGLPSCKFVEKLCQEMKSLAMDLTKQFIFYETKVFPFISNNCSLETQLQILYMSLHVMPLGLLKCAITWFAIHLSKNESRSILDSMNLGEVLANKSFTSLLLEWFHIGYSGKTSMENFCKDLEKVFRSRYSILPEQIKDVVSLSSQTQTCKESKSNNIELVSANKGKNFLSYALSPGSHRGKACDTSYTSEINLHIFFPGTLWASDAFLKLPGGESSSAPTINQPIPLDFIFFFHKALMKDLEDLVFGSVKLAENIGFLTEFHRHFHLLQFWYQFHSDAEDEIVFPALEAKEEVRNISHSYTIDHKLEVEYFNEVSHLLDKMSELHISASTDDLEKQDQILVKHNRLCMKLHYTCKSMHKLLSDHVHREEVELWPMFRECFSIQEQEKIIGRMLGNIKAKTLQDMIPWLLGSLTPEEQREMMSLWRNVTKNTMFDDWLREWWEGYDIAHVATELNTSCTPDPLDIIARYLPTEAFDKQGDDLYDTIEFSQRDFYSVNIEKQEEESFDDKVNIHNGDRNNDECSECKKLLCEGDKERFNEVSNLTNKTDKPGQPFQLTLKSKYHERLLKMSQDDMEAAIRRVSRESSLDHQKKSFIIQNLIMSRWIVHQKISHTEVTISSNGGEEIPGQHPSYRDSPEPILGCKHYKRNCKLVMPCCNKIYTCIRCHDELADHSTDRRAITKMMCMKCLIIQPIGETCSTVSCNNLSMGRYYCRICKLLDDEREIYHCPYCNLCRVGKGLGIDYFHCMNCNACMARSLSVHVCREKCLEDNCPICHEYIFTSSTPVKALYCGHLMHSTCFQEYTCTHYTCPICSKSLGDMQVYFQMLDALLAEEKIPDEYSGQTQFILCNDCEKKGAARFHWLYRKCPYCGSYNTRLL